A region of Moorena producens PAL-8-15-08-1 DNA encodes the following proteins:
- a CDS encoding phage tail protein has protein sequence MVFSRKDPYRGYNFKVEIDGITRAGFRSCSGIETSQEISTYREGTDKMLNMRQIPGMLTLSQVTLSRGITDDRELWDWRTKVATAKDPSEYRKNMSIVLWDDAGNERVRWNLINCWPVKWTGPSLDATSNELAIETLEIVHEGVTVENGKWQ, from the coding sequence ATGGTATTTTCTCGAAAAGATCCATACAGAGGTTACAACTTTAAAGTAGAAATCGATGGTATCACCCGCGCCGGTTTTAGAAGCTGCTCAGGGATAGAAACCAGTCAGGAAATTAGCACCTATCGAGAGGGTACCGATAAAATGCTGAATATGCGGCAAATCCCTGGTATGCTCACCCTCTCCCAAGTCACTCTCAGTCGTGGCATTACTGATGACAGGGAATTATGGGACTGGCGGACCAAGGTAGCAACCGCAAAAGACCCCTCCGAGTATCGTAAAAATATGTCTATCGTCCTCTGGGATGATGCAGGAAATGAAAGAGTACGCTGGAACCTGATCAACTGTTGGCCAGTTAAGTGGACAGGCCCAAGCCTTGATGCTACTTCCAATGAATTAGCCATTGAAACCCTCGAAATTGTCCACGAAGGGGTTACCGTAGAAAACGGTAAGTGGCAGTAG
- a CDS encoding phage tail sheath family protein, with amino-acid sequence MVTSQQLTPGVYREEIFPKPAPGLFTGVPVFLGFAETGPINSPQSLTLWSQFTETFGQPLADGYLAYAVRGFFENGGSLCLVVRLEDTVSITEALGGPGDDSGGLGAIASLNEIDLVCVPDLMRGNPDQDEVLRMQNVILEHCDLLGDRFAILDSLPPVAVQVTQSLERVTEQRSKLQGKNGALYYPWIKAENGPDWMPPCGHIAGVYARSDQQFGVHKAPANETIEGIVDLKFNLTNREQDILNPLGVNCLRAFPGRGIRVWGARTLSDEANWIYVNVKRLFLTVGRWLELNLANLAFEPNELKLWVRIERELTAYFEDLLQQGALKGPTEQTAFYIKCDAETNPPEVREAGMVVTEIGLAPAIPSEFITVRIILGASGVKVAT; translated from the coding sequence ATGGTAACTTCCCAGCAACTGACACCGGGTGTCTATCGAGAGGAGATATTCCCTAAACCAGCCCCTGGACTGTTCACAGGTGTACCTGTATTCCTGGGGTTTGCCGAGACTGGACCAATTAACTCCCCGCAGTCACTTACCCTCTGGTCTCAATTCACAGAAACCTTTGGTCAGCCTCTAGCTGACGGTTACCTAGCTTATGCTGTGCGTGGCTTCTTTGAAAATGGTGGCAGCTTGTGCTTAGTTGTGCGGCTAGAAGACACAGTTTCTATCACAGAAGCACTGGGAGGACCAGGAGATGATAGTGGGGGACTAGGAGCGATCGCATCCTTGAATGAAATCGACTTGGTCTGTGTGCCAGATCTAATGCGGGGAAACCCTGACCAGGATGAAGTGTTGAGGATGCAGAATGTCATCTTAGAACACTGTGATCTGCTTGGCGATCGCTTTGCCATCTTAGACTCGCTCCCTCCAGTAGCAGTACAGGTGACTCAGTCTCTAGAGAGGGTAACAGAGCAAAGGTCGAAACTGCAAGGCAAAAACGGTGCTTTGTATTATCCCTGGATTAAAGCTGAAAACGGTCCAGACTGGATGCCCCCTTGTGGTCACATTGCTGGAGTTTACGCCCGTAGCGATCAACAATTTGGCGTTCACAAAGCACCAGCCAACGAAACTATCGAAGGAATAGTGGATCTAAAGTTCAATTTGACCAATCGCGAGCAGGACATTCTCAATCCCCTTGGGGTTAATTGCCTGCGTGCCTTTCCCGGACGAGGTATTCGAGTTTGGGGAGCACGTACCCTCAGCGACGAGGCAAATTGGATCTATGTCAACGTAAAGCGGCTATTCCTGACAGTGGGCAGATGGCTGGAACTGAACCTGGCAAATCTGGCCTTTGAGCCAAACGAGCTGAAGTTATGGGTACGGATTGAGCGAGAGTTGACCGCCTATTTTGAAGACTTACTCCAGCAAGGTGCCCTTAAAGGACCAACAGAACAGACAGCTTTCTACATTAAATGTGATGCTGAAACTAACCCACCCGAAGTAAGGGAAGCAGGAATGGTAGTCACAGAAATTGGTTTAGCACCTGCTATTCCCAGTGAGTTTATTACTGTGCGTATTATTCTCGGTGCTAGTGGTGTCAAAGTAGCAACATAA
- a CDS encoding phage tail sheath family protein, whose product MPTYLSPGVYVEEVSSGSAPIVGVGTSTAGFIGVVPDSIDVPEPNPAYDPSQDIDPTTNPAHITTSFTPANVGEVKLCTNFGEFKKFFGDFSINPGQRQLAHAVYGFFNNGGTRCYVVRAAGESEITADFLENTFEPIDEIAIVAAPGITDSSVSDAIITHCQQKTQDRFAILDSQENLDGTWKTMQPGDGNVPSNSDYAAFYFPWIQVFDPATKTLNPKGDGGIYVPPSGHVAGLYARVDTQRGVHKAPANETILGALGLKYNISKAQQDGLNPQGINCIRNLNGNIRVWGARTIGGDANGEFKYINVRRLFNYLRESIDEGTQWMVFEPNNPELWAQITRNINAFLTNVWSTGALFGNTPEEAFYVKCDEETNPPEVRDLGQVVTEIGVAVTKPAEFVIFRLSQWAGSSGS is encoded by the coding sequence ATGCCAACCTATTTATCGCCCGGTGTATACGTCGAGGAAGTTTCCTCCGGTTCAGCTCCAATTGTGGGAGTGGGGACCAGCACAGCAGGTTTTATCGGTGTCGTACCGGACTCGATAGACGTTCCAGAACCAAACCCTGCCTATGACCCAAGCCAAGACATAGATCCAACCACTAATCCAGCTCATATCACAACCTCTTTTACTCCTGCTAACGTGGGTGAAGTCAAGCTATGTACTAACTTTGGTGAGTTCAAGAAGTTCTTTGGAGACTTCTCAATCAATCCAGGTCAGCGTCAGCTAGCTCACGCCGTCTATGGATTCTTTAACAACGGTGGTACTCGCTGCTACGTGGTGCGGGCAGCAGGAGAGAGTGAGATTACCGCTGACTTCCTAGAAAATACATTTGAGCCTATTGACGAAATTGCTATCGTTGCCGCCCCTGGCATTACTGACAGCAGTGTTAGCGATGCCATCATCACTCACTGTCAACAGAAGACCCAGGATCGCTTCGCAATCTTGGATAGTCAGGAAAATTTGGATGGTACTTGGAAGACCATGCAACCAGGGGATGGCAATGTACCTAGCAATTCTGATTATGCTGCTTTTTACTTCCCCTGGATTCAAGTCTTTGATCCAGCCACGAAAACACTGAACCCCAAAGGGGATGGTGGAATCTATGTGCCGCCCAGTGGTCATGTCGCCGGTCTCTATGCCCGCGTCGATACACAACGAGGAGTCCACAAAGCCCCAGCGAATGAAACAATATTAGGAGCATTGGGTCTCAAGTACAACATCAGCAAAGCCCAGCAGGATGGACTCAACCCCCAAGGCATCAATTGCATCCGTAATCTCAATGGCAATATTCGAGTCTGGGGAGCACGCACCATCGGTGGTGATGCCAATGGAGAATTTAAGTACATCAACGTCCGCCGCCTGTTCAATTATCTGCGGGAATCGATTGACGAAGGTACTCAGTGGATGGTATTTGAACCCAATAATCCTGAACTTTGGGCGCAGATTACCCGTAATATTAACGCCTTCCTAACCAATGTCTGGAGTACAGGGGCTTTATTTGGGAATACACCAGAGGAAGCCTTTTACGTGAAGTGTGATGAAGAGACCAATCCCCCAGAAGTCAGAGATTTAGGTCAGGTGGTGACAGAAATTGGTGTAGCAGTGACCAAGCCAGCGGAATTTGTGATCTTCCGCCTTAGCCAGTGGGCAGGGTCTAGTGGCTCATAA
- a CDS encoding carboxypeptidase-like regulatory domain-containing protein → MSNKIRLEAIRHQVAIAGQVKDAQTKQVIPGAVVEIADMPESLKSKLDLLAGLYGDDWEKRVERPDRTRTRVDGYFYFQDLPDGSYTLTASLLGTGTRYSGDPTIKTIPPDSDLESDDTEVQVSRDSDGAIAIPTVNFYFQPTALKGNVTNSEDGEAVVMAKVEIEGSGEYTFTDNDGNYLLSSLEASTDKSSARPVKVKVVAQGYQKETSQLVDLNQGQVTTHNLVVVKV, encoded by the coding sequence GTGTCAAATAAGATTAGGTTGGAAGCAATCCGCCATCAGGTTGCGATCGCTGGGCAGGTTAAAGATGCCCAAACTAAGCAGGTGATTCCGGGAGCAGTGGTCGAAATTGCCGATATGCCCGAAAGCTTGAAAAGCAAGTTAGATCTGCTAGCTGGCCTGTATGGAGATGACTGGGAAAAGAGGGTCGAGCGACCTGACCGCACTCGTACCAGAGTTGACGGCTATTTTTACTTCCAGGATCTCCCTGATGGGTCATATACCTTGACGGCTTCCTTGCTAGGTACGGGTACTCGCTATAGTGGTGACCCAACCATCAAAACGATACCGCCTGATTCTGATCTCGAATCCGATGATACCGAGGTTCAGGTGTCACGAGATTCAGATGGTGCGATCGCGATACCTACTGTTAATTTCTATTTCCAACCAACTGCTCTCAAGGGTAACGTCACCAACTCAGAGGACGGTGAAGCTGTCGTTATGGCCAAAGTTGAGATTGAGGGGAGTGGTGAGTATACCTTTACTGACAACGATGGGAACTATCTCCTGAGTAGTCTCGAAGCATCTACGGATAAATCAAGTGCTCGTCCAGTTAAGGTTAAAGTTGTTGCCCAAGGCTACCAGAAAGAAACGTCTCAACTTGTAGACTTGAACCAAGGGCAAGTGACCACTCACAATTTGGTAGTGGTAAAGGTGTAG
- a CDS encoding DUF4255 domain-containing protein has translation MIHDLDRTLEELLKGELPPELISSVTISFATPDKDFSVKPAINLFLYDVRENLELRNTTWSTERSNGRATKRRNPVRVDCSYLITAWSALTGNGQRPEQEEHQWLGEVMKVLLRHRIIPAAVLQGSLMGMEPPIRTVSLSQSNLQSLGEFWQAMGGKPRPALNYTLTMAVEVDDPVEAGTLVTDIRIG, from the coding sequence ATGATTCATGACCTGGATAGAACGTTGGAGGAATTGCTCAAGGGCGAACTACCTCCTGAGCTAATCTCGTCAGTTACGATTAGCTTTGCCACACCTGACAAGGATTTTAGTGTCAAACCAGCGATTAATCTTTTTCTTTACGATGTGCGTGAGAATCTGGAGTTACGCAACACCACCTGGTCAACAGAACGCAGTAACGGTAGGGCAACCAAAAGGCGTAATCCAGTGCGAGTGGATTGCTCTTACCTAATCACCGCTTGGTCCGCTCTTACAGGTAATGGTCAAAGACCAGAGCAAGAAGAGCACCAATGGCTGGGGGAGGTAATGAAAGTGCTACTGCGTCATCGTATAATTCCAGCGGCTGTATTACAGGGAAGCCTCATGGGGATGGAACCTCCGATCAGGACAGTTAGTCTGAGTCAGAGCAACCTACAGAGTTTGGGTGAATTCTGGCAAGCAATGGGAGGAAAGCCCAGACCAGCATTGAACTACACCCTTACTATGGCTGTGGAAGTCGATGATCCAGTTGAGGCAGGAACCTTGGTAACAGATATCAGGATTGGGTAA
- a CDS encoding ATP-binding protein yields the protein MINQTQVFPPNPQFQQLFLLLQRLDGLLERALAAAQVTYGSMAATNPYRGMQVDQEEVEQLLTHPPGTPVLQVDTETSQELPSDAILAGSSLAWLQETFALSAFDVDIIAIALAPELDRRYERIYTYLQDDIRCKRPTVDLVLNLLCPTGEAKLARRSHFTPEAPLLRHGLLHLVSDPNQLQPTLLAHNLKLDGLVLALLLGETGLDQRLQPFSTLLEPTISLEDLPLDQEVKQALLTLVVEDWQASKPLALYFEGADTSGKHRAAQALARAVEAPLLTVNLTRVVEAKAELELTLKLAYRQAWFQKALLYLEGLETLQQTIESSENSSQYLSLLRIIADHQGITILAGEKPWRPEKTIAMGMVTVPFPIPEFTVRRWCWQNQLTAAGISLDRPQLDALCDRFRLNSEQITDAVIDACNRARWRIAQNTPPTSHTPHTPQSLQKPTLSELFAAARAQSGHQLGSLARQIQPKYSWDDIVLPVNQKAQLQEICNQAKYRQLVWEEWDFQSKLSLGRGLNVMFSGPPGTGKTMAAEIIAHELELDLYKIDLSQVVSKYIGETEKNLNRIFTAAANANAILLFDEADSLFGKRSEISSAHDRYANIEVGYLLQKMEEYEGVAILTTNLRTNMDDAFVRRLRFIIEFPFPNLKDRRRIWEQIWPSPVPRSEELDLDFIARNCEIAGGNIRNIALAAAFIAADDGGIVKMNHLLRAVRREYQKMGKVLIEGDFGQYAGLM from the coding sequence ATGATTAACCAAACCCAGGTATTCCCTCCCAACCCCCAATTTCAGCAACTCTTTCTGCTGTTACAGCGCTTAGACGGACTGCTAGAACGAGCTTTAGCCGCTGCCCAAGTTACCTATGGTTCCATGGCTGCAACTAATCCCTATCGGGGGATGCAAGTTGACCAGGAAGAAGTGGAACAGTTGCTGACTCATCCACCAGGAACACCAGTATTGCAGGTAGATACAGAAACATCACAGGAGTTACCCTCTGATGCTATCCTGGCAGGCTCATCTCTAGCATGGCTGCAAGAAACCTTTGCCCTCTCTGCTTTTGATGTCGATATTATTGCGATCGCACTCGCCCCGGAACTAGACCGGCGCTATGAACGAATATACACCTATCTCCAAGACGATATCCGGTGTAAACGACCCACTGTGGATCTCGTCCTCAATTTGCTCTGTCCGACTGGGGAAGCGAAACTGGCGCGCCGTAGTCACTTTACCCCAGAAGCTCCTCTCCTACGTCATGGTCTACTACACCTGGTCTCGGACCCTAATCAGCTCCAGCCTACTCTGCTGGCTCACAATCTTAAACTGGATGGGCTCGTCCTGGCTCTTCTGTTGGGAGAAACAGGATTAGATCAGCGACTACAACCCTTCTCGACCTTACTTGAGCCGACTATTTCCCTGGAAGACTTGCCCTTGGATCAGGAAGTAAAGCAGGCTTTATTAACACTGGTTGTCGAAGATTGGCAAGCAAGCAAACCCCTGGCACTGTATTTTGAGGGTGCAGATACTAGTGGTAAACACCGTGCCGCCCAAGCTCTGGCCAGGGCTGTGGAAGCACCATTGCTAACCGTAAATTTAACTCGGGTTGTAGAAGCCAAAGCTGAGTTGGAGCTAACCCTGAAACTAGCTTATCGTCAAGCCTGGTTTCAGAAGGCTTTGCTTTACCTAGAAGGACTAGAAACGCTACAACAAACTATAGAAAGTTCCGAGAATTCCAGTCAATATCTATCTCTGCTAAGAATCATAGCAGACCATCAAGGAATTACCATCCTCGCTGGTGAAAAACCCTGGAGGCCAGAGAAAACTATCGCAATGGGAATGGTTACTGTTCCTTTTCCCATCCCTGAGTTTACTGTTCGTCGCTGGTGTTGGCAGAATCAACTAACCGCAGCTGGTATTTCCCTAGACAGACCACAGCTAGATGCTTTATGCGATCGCTTCCGCCTCAATTCCGAGCAAATTACTGATGCCGTGATCGATGCCTGTAATCGAGCCCGTTGGCGAATTGCCCAAAACACTCCCCCCACCTCCCACACTCCCCACACTCCACAATCCCTTCAAAAACCCACCTTGTCGGAACTATTTGCAGCAGCCCGTGCCCAATCTGGTCATCAACTAGGTTCATTGGCACGTCAGATTCAGCCTAAGTACAGCTGGGATGATATTGTCCTGCCAGTTAATCAAAAGGCTCAGTTGCAGGAAATTTGTAATCAAGCCAAATATCGACAGCTGGTGTGGGAAGAGTGGGACTTCCAGAGCAAGCTTTCCCTGGGCAGAGGACTGAATGTGATGTTTTCTGGCCCACCAGGGACTGGTAAAACCATGGCAGCGGAAATTATTGCCCACGAATTAGAGCTTGACCTCTATAAGATTGACCTATCCCAAGTAGTCAGTAAGTATATCGGGGAGACAGAAAAAAACCTCAATCGCATTTTTACAGCTGCTGCCAATGCCAACGCCATTCTCCTGTTTGATGAGGCAGATTCGCTTTTTGGCAAGCGCTCTGAAATTAGCAGTGCCCATGACCGCTACGCCAATATTGAGGTTGGCTATCTCCTGCAAAAGATGGAGGAGTACGAAGGAGTGGCGATTTTGACCACCAACCTCCGCACTAATATGGACGATGCCTTTGTCCGCCGATTACGTTTTATTATTGAGTTTCCTTTTCCTAATCTCAAAGACCGCCGCCGGATCTGGGAGCAAATCTGGCCTAGTCCTGTACCTCGCTCGGAGGAACTGGATTTAGATTTTATCGCCCGTAACTGCGAGATTGCTGGGGGCAATATTCGTAATATTGCTCTGGCTGCTGCTTTTATAGCAGCAGATGATGGTGGAATTGTCAAGATGAATCACCTGCTGCGTGCAGTCCGGCGAGAGTATCAGAAGATGGGAAAAGTGTTAATAGAGGGTGATTTTGGTCAGTATGCTGGCCTAATGTGA
- a CDS encoding Uma2 family endonuclease has product MYQQTDPPRPPKEILPTMYDLPSEEKEDSGLPDQYHIWQADLLEKTFFPPNYPRNQILVASDLNIYYNLKHPTWYKRPDWFAVLGVDRLYEQRESRLSYVIWQEGVAPFIAIEFLSPSTQKEDLGEVRPQANQPPTKWEVYERMLRIPYYVVFDGNSNKLRLFELVRNSYREVILNRDKFWLPEIELGLGLWSGNYQELNRLWLRWYDAAGNWIPTPVEKERQLVEQERQRAEREHQRAERLAAQLRAMGVEPED; this is encoded by the coding sequence ATGTATCAACAAACCGATCCACCCCGACCCCCGAAAGAAATCCTACCGACAATGTACGATCTACCTAGCGAGGAAAAGGAGGATTCAGGATTGCCAGATCAATACCATATATGGCAAGCAGACTTACTGGAAAAAACGTTTTTCCCCCCCAATTATCCTAGAAACCAAATTCTCGTTGCTAGCGATCTGAATATTTACTACAATCTGAAACATCCTACTTGGTATAAACGTCCCGATTGGTTTGCTGTCTTGGGAGTGGATCGTTTGTACGAACAAAGAGAATCCCGGTTGAGTTACGTGATCTGGCAGGAAGGAGTAGCTCCTTTTATTGCCATCGAATTCCTTTCTCCAAGTACACAGAAAGAAGACTTAGGAGAAGTTAGGCCACAAGCCAACCAACCCCCAACTAAATGGGAAGTTTACGAACGGATGCTACGGATTCCCTATTACGTAGTCTTCGATGGTAATAGCAATAAACTACGCTTGTTTGAGTTAGTGCGCAATAGCTATCGGGAAGTGATTCTCAACCGTGACAAATTCTGGCTTCCAGAAATAGAATTAGGTTTAGGATTGTGGTCAGGAAACTATCAAGAGTTAAACCGACTTTGGTTGCGTTGGTACGATGCAGCCGGAAATTGGATTCCTACACCGGTTGAGAAAGAAAGACAGCTAGTTGAACAAGAACGTCAACGAGCTGAACGAGAACATCAACGAGCTGAACGTCTAGCAGCTCAATTGCGAGCAATGGGTGTAGAGCCAGAAGATTGA
- a CDS encoding Uma2 family endonuclease — MVQAQPKILTLEEFLKLPETKPASEYLDGKIIPKPMAQGKHSRLQGELIPAINSLVKPQKIACAFPELRCTFGGRSIIRDISVFLWNRIPCDDNGEIANVFNLTPDWTIEILSPDQSHTKVTKTSLHCLKHGTQIGWLIDPEEKTVFVYHSKQEIEVFYQPDILLPVPSFVSELNLTVKDLFAWLLL, encoded by the coding sequence ATGGTACAAGCACAACCTAAAATACTGACATTGGAGGAGTTTCTGAAACTACCGGAAACAAAGCCTGCTAGTGAGTACCTTGATGGAAAAATTATTCCCAAGCCCATGGCTCAAGGAAAACATAGTCGTCTTCAAGGAGAACTAATACCCGCAATCAATAGTTTGGTAAAACCTCAAAAAATTGCTTGCGCTTTTCCTGAATTACGTTGTACCTTTGGCGGTCGCTCAATAATACGTGACATTTCAGTATTTCTTTGGAACCGAATTCCCTGTGATGATAATGGAGAAATTGCCAATGTATTTAACCTGACTCCAGATTGGACTATTGAAATCTTATCTCCAGACCAAAGTCACACAAAAGTAACCAAAACTAGTCTTCATTGCCTCAAGCATGGAACCCAGATCGGTTGGTTGATTGACCCAGAGGAAAAAACTGTGTTTGTTTACCATTCTAAACAAGAAATTGAGGTATTTTATCAACCCGATATATTACTTCCTGTACCATCTTTTGTGAGTGAGCTTAATCTTACAGTTAAGGATTTATTTGCCTGGTTATTACTGTAA
- a CDS encoding type II toxin-antitoxin system YoeB family toxin: MRYLVFEGKTWEIYEELRQKDKKLHKNLCKLIKEMLRDDPAKGMGKPEPLKHNLSGL; the protein is encoded by the coding sequence ATGAGATACTTAGTATTTGAGGGCAAAACTTGGGAAATTTACGAAGAACTTAGGCAAAAAGACAAAAAACTTCATAAAAACCTTTGTAAACTCATCAAAGAAATGCTGAGAGACGATCCCGCTAAAGGCATGGGAAAACCTGAACCGTTAAAACATAATTTATCGGGGTTGTGA
- a CDS encoding type II toxin-antitoxin system Phd/YefM family antitoxin, protein MNSIPINQFKTNIKDFIKQVINQHTPLKITDPNEGDFIIVSAEDWEQQQETLLVLQNSNLMEQINHSIATHTQNQGYSPNQEELDEILSI, encoded by the coding sequence GTGAATTCTATCCCTATCAACCAATTTAAGACTAACATCAAAGACTTTATTAAACAAGTTATCAATCAACATACTCCCCTCAAAATAACCGATCCCAATGAGGGAGACTTTATTATTGTTAGTGCCGAAGATTGGGAACAACAACAAGAAACCTTGTTGGTTTTACAAAATAGCAATTTAATGGAACAGATTAACCATTCTATAGCTACTCATACCCAAAATCAAGGCTACTCTCCCAATCAGGAAGAACTAGATGAGATACTTAGTATTTGA
- a CDS encoding DUF4157 domain-containing protein: protein MGNLRQSQTEKTLARDQSQVLASRKPTIHPMDELQGIIGNRALGNLIKSQPDLSGQVHRTQDPLLNSVSPVSGQSIQRMPMFRGLSHELMGHWQQGNLVQAKLTIGEAGDKYELEADRVASEVVRQINAPVTSHTTQPDSIQAQGQQDELMRKPMVQLMSVEGGMAATPELESSIQQAKGSGMPIAESIRKPMEQSFGADFSGVRVHSDTQSDQLNQSIQARAFTTGKDIFFRQGEYNPGSRGGQELIAHELTHVVQQTGSTVQRQAESQGFHQGVIQRAIVTFKPPKAKAESAYTSDEKEGKDKAKKVDDEVEKAFNEFKTGNYDGASEAQKLVYFRRKQEYDEGKKVIHPSTAAGYVIEGKANVGIKALGSEFETQNTTLLKGTRPDVAIKLSTGNYALVDITAQKSAGHILDKKGNWTGHANIPYVAESIYPSINFDDPSSTKSLSDDEVEAASKAAEESAEAKRLAEQEWRDQQEDLFNENQKKVKEHLEEVNRNIKRMARKRKLTAGWKPNDRTMTTWLQQTGLEVDVNDKDEVVIKKRRTYDEQISDNKNYKVDQNTINSIEKWRGSMLAQLR, encoded by the coding sequence ATGGGTAATCTACGACAAAGCCAAACCGAAAAGACACTAGCTCGAGATCAGTCTCAAGTATTAGCAAGTAGAAAGCCAACTATCCACCCAATGGACGAACTGCAAGGGATAATCGGCAACCGAGCACTGGGTAATCTAATTAAATCCCAGCCAGACTTATCTGGACAAGTTCATCGAACCCAAGATCCTCTGTTGAATAGTGTCTCCCCTGTTAGTGGGCAGTCAATCCAGCGAATGCCAATGTTTAGGGGACTTTCCCATGAGCTAATGGGCCATTGGCAGCAGGGGAATTTGGTACAGGCGAAGCTTACTATTGGTGAAGCTGGGGATAAGTATGAGCTTGAAGCCGACCGAGTAGCATCGGAAGTAGTAAGACAAATTAACGCACCAGTTACTAGTCACACCACTCAACCAGACTCAATTCAAGCTCAAGGTCAGCAAGATGAACTGATGAGGAAGCCAATGGTGCAGCTAATGTCTGTTGAAGGTGGGATGGCAGCTACCCCAGAGTTGGAAAGCTCAATCCAACAGGCAAAGGGGTCGGGGATGCCCATCGCCGAAAGTATCCGGAAACCAATGGAACAGTCCTTTGGGGCAGATTTTAGTGGAGTCAGGGTTCACAGTGATACTCAATCTGACCAGTTGAATCAATCCATTCAGGCTCGTGCTTTTACCACAGGTAAAGATATCTTCTTTCGGCAGGGGGAATATAACCCTGGGAGTCGAGGAGGGCAGGAATTGATAGCTCATGAATTGACTCATGTGGTGCAGCAAACTGGTAGTACAGTACAGCGACAAGCAGAAAGCCAAGGATTTCATCAGGGTGTAATACAACGAGCAATTGTTACTTTTAAGCCTCCAAAGGCTAAAGCAGAATCAGCTTACACTTCTGACGAAAAGGAAGGAAAAGACAAAGCTAAAAAAGTAGATGATGAAGTAGAAAAAGCGTTTAATGAATTTAAAACAGGTAATTATGATGGTGCATCGGAAGCCCAGAAACTAGTTTATTTTAGGCGCAAGCAAGAATATGATGAAGGAAAGAAAGTTATTCATCCCTCGACGGCAGCCGGTTACGTGATTGAAGGAAAAGCAAATGTGGGAATAAAAGCCTTGGGTTCTGAATTTGAAACTCAAAATACTACTCTTCTCAAAGGAACTAGACCTGACGTTGCCATAAAACTCAGTACAGGCAATTATGCATTGGTAGATATTACAGCACAGAAGAGTGCCGGGCACATCCTTGATAAGAAAGGAAATTGGACTGGACATGCCAACATCCCCTATGTCGCTGAATCTATTTATCCTAGTATAAATTTTGACGATCCCAGCAGTACCAAATCCTTGAGTGATGATGAAGTAGAAGCTGCAAGTAAAGCAGCAGAAGAGAGTGCAGAAGCTAAGAGATTAGCAGAACAGGAGTGGCGAGATCAACAAGAAGATCTCTTCAACGAAAATCAGAAAAAAGTCAAAGAACATCTAGAAGAAGTGAATAGAAATATCAAAAGAATGGCTAGAAAGCGTAAATTGACTGCAGGGTGGAAACCAAATGACCGCACAATGACTACATGGCTACAACAAACCGGCTTAGAAGTAGATGTGAATGACAAGGATGAAGTTGTTATTAAAAAAAGGCGCACTTACGATGAGCAGATCAGCGATAACAAAAATTACAAAGTTGACCAAAACACTATCAATTCTATAGAGAAATGGAGAGGTAGTATGCTAGCACAACTAAGATAA